The sequence GCGGCCCGTTGCCGGCATTGCTCTTGTAGTTCAGTGACAGCTCGGGCTGGACTCCGGCGCGGCCCACGGGCAGCCAGAGCGGGAGCGAGTACGTCGACGCCCCGTCAGGGCTCACTCCGGACTGGCCCGTGGTGCGCCCCGCCACGAAGCCGTCGCTGCCCTTCTCGGTCGGCAGGACCGTATCCGAGGGCGGGTCCACCACCCGGCCCTCATTGCGTACCACCGGGCCCAGCGACTCCCAGGGCCCTCCGTCCGAGGGGCCACAGGACGCCGCGGCTGCGGCCACGCTCCACACGATGAACAGGAGTCTCTTCACGTTGCGCCCTCCACGGAGAGCAGGATTGCTGGAAGGAAATCGAGCCACACCACCACCCCGGGCACTCATCGAGAGTACGGGCCGGACGTCTCTTCCGGCCCCCTCGAGGACTCGATGTCGCCGTCACACATCCCGGCCTTGCAGACCGTTCCCGACGGGCACGTGCCGCAACTGACGTTGCCGCCGCAGCCCGTCGCGGCGAAGGCGCACTGCCGCTCTCCACATGCCTGGGCCTTCGACATCGGCGTGCAGCCACACACGTTGGGCGTGCCTCCTCCACCACACGAGTCGTAGTAGCCGGTGCACGCGCCGCCGCAGGAGTAGGTGCCGCCGCAGCCGTTGGACACCGTGCCGCAGTTCTTGCCACTGCACGCAACCGCTTGCGACACCGGCGTGCAGCCGCACACGTTGGCCGTGCCGCCTCCACCGCACGACTGAGGGCTGGTGCAGGTGCCGCAGGAGTAGGTGCCGCCGCAGCCGTTGGACACCGTGCCGCAGTTCTTGCCGCTGCACGCAACCGCCTGCGTCAGCGGCGTGCAGCCACACACGTTGGCCGTGCCGCCTCCGCCGCACGACTGCGGGCTGGTGCAGGTGCCACAGGAGTAGGTGCCACCGCAGCCGTTGGACACCGTGCCGCAGTTCCGCCCGGTGCAGGCCGCGGCCTGCGCCATGGGCGTGCACCCACACATGTTCGGCGTCCCTCCCCCACCACAAGAGTTGTAGCCCGTACAGGTTCCGCAGCTATAGGAGCCACCGCACCCGTCCACCGCCGTGCCGCAGTTCTTGCCCGCGCAGGCCGTGGACATCGGCGTGGGAATGCAGCCATCGCCGAGGCCACAGACATTGGGGGTGCCCGCCCCACCGCACGTCTGCCCCGCGGGACAGGAGCCGCAGTTGAGCGTACCGCCACAGCCGTCGGGCACGGAGCCGCAGTTCAACCCGAGCTGCGCGCACGTCCAGGGCTGACACTGACAGGACAGGGAGTCCGAACGGCAGACGCCGTCCTCGTCGAACTGGCCGTCGCAGTCATCGTCCATGCCATTGCACTGCTCGGCAGGAGCGGTACACAGGGTCGACCAACTGCCCCCCGCACAGCGACGTGTCGAGCCCGCGCACGGGCCGTTGGGCCCCACACACGACGTCACGAGCGTGTCCGGGCCCTGTCCCGGGATGTTGTCGACGACGCCGTCGCGGTCATCGTCACAGCCATTGCACGCCTCGGCCGAGGCCGTGACACGTGTGCAGGGCCCCGCGGAGCCATCCGGATTGCATTGCCTGTACGCCGTGCCTCCGCACTGGCTGCCACAGGTGAGCTGCCGGTTTGAGGGGATGACGCAGACCCATGCCCCCGCCACGCAGGTCTTCGTTCCCGTGCAGCCATTACCCTGGGGGTCGCACGCACCGTCGGTGAGCCCCTCGTCCACGCTCCCGTCGCCGTCGTCGTCGCAGTTGTTGCAGACCTCCGGGCCGTAGGCCGAGCACGTGCCGGAAATCAGGTCGCCGTTGGAGTCACAGGTGACGGTGCCACTGCGTCCGCAGACGGAGCAGGACTGGGTGGATGCGCCGGAGAACTCGCATGCAGACCAGTAGGTATCGCAGACCTGCGTTCCCAGGCAGGCGCCACTGCTGCACTGTTGAACGGCGCCTTCCGGAAAACAGGAGGCACGCGCTTCGCCCTGCGGGAGCAGCAACAAGAGGCCCACCATCCCCAGCGGGATGGCGCGAGACAGATTGCACAACATGTATACAAGCCCTTCACCCCGAAGGAGGCCCCTGAGACCTTCGGCGGTGCACGCTTGTCAGGCACGGTGATACAAAACACATCCAATTGCGATTGTCAGGTCCTTCCCGGGTTTTCTTCGCTCGCCCCCACCTGACGCATCGCACTCCGCGGCGCCCCCCATGAGAAGAAGCCCGCTCAGGTCCGGCGCCGCCCGCCGGGAGAACGCCCTGCGATGAGCACCACCAGAGCCGGATGGGGACGGCGCTCGCGCGCCGCTGCGTCGCGAAGCGGCACGCGCCTGGAGGGCCAGCAGCCGCCCTCCTGCCTGTTTCCCTCCCGCCGTCCTCCCACGCCAGCACCCTGCCCATATTCACCCGCGTCCCCCACACCCACAGGAGACGCAATGGCCAGGAAGATGAAGGCAGTGCAGGTGCCGAAGGCCCAGGGTCCATTCGAAATCGTCGAGCGTGACATCCCCGAGCCTGGCCCGGGGCAGGTGCGTCTCGCGGTGGAGGCGTGTGGCGTCTGCCACAGCGACGCCATCACCAAGGAAGGCTGGATGCCCATCCAGTACCCGCGCGTGCCGGGCCACGAGGTGGTCGGCCGCATCGACCGTGTGGGCCCTGGCGTGACTGCCTGGAAGGAGGGAGAGCACGTTGGCGTGGGCTGGCACGGCGGCCACTGCGGACAATGTGAAGCCTGCCGCGTCGGCGACTACGTCACCTGCGTGGTGCAGCAGGTCTGCGGCATCAGCTACGACGGCGGCTACGCCGAGTATATGGTGGCCCCCCAGGACGTACTCGCCCGCGTGCCCGAGGGCATGGGCTCCGAGGACGCCGCGCCCCTGCTCTGCGCGGGCGTCACCACGTTCAACTCCCTGCGCAACATGGGCGTGCGACAGGGTGACCTCGTCGCGGTGCAGGGCATCGGCGGGCTCGGCCATCTCGCCATCCAATACGCGCGCAAGCTCGGCTACCGCACCGTCGCCATCTCGCGCGGCGGGGACAAGCGACAGCTCGCGCTCGACCTCGGTGCGCACGAGTACGTCGACACGGAGCGCGGCAAGGCGTCCGAGGCCCTGCAGAAGCTCGGCGGGGCGCGAGTCATCATGGTCACCGCGTCGAGCAGCAGCCTCGCGGGTGAGCTGATCGGAGGCCTGGGGCGCAATGGCACGCTGCTGCTGCTGGGCGCGGGCACCGAGCCCATCCAGGTCCACGGTCTGCCCATGCTTCTCAAGCGCCAGCGAGTGCAAGGCTGGCCGAGCGGCAATCCCCAGGACTCGCAGGAGACCATGGCCTTCAGTGCGCTCGCGGGTGTGCGCTCACGCAACGAGTCGTTCCCCATCGACCGCGTCGCCGAGGCCTACGAGCGCATGATGAGCAACCGCGCCCGCTTCCGGGTGGTCCTCAAGGTCCGCTGAAGACCACGTCCGTAGCGGAGCATTCCCGCTTCCGCCAGCACTCCCAGGAACGTCAACAAACATCCTGGGAGTGCTCAGTTCATTCCGGGCCCGTGCTTTTGGGCCCACTTGCTTCGCTTCAACTCGCTTTCAATGACTGAGCAAACATAGCGTGCTCGAGTAGAGCCATCTGCTCGACACGTCTCAAGAAGCTCGAGTGCCTCTTGGTGACATTCGCGCCCCTGGCTCAGTGAGAACAAGTACATGGCAGGAACCAATGTGGACGGGGCCTCATGCAGAAGTTTCCGGCATTCGTCCGTCGAGAACGGCTCGCCCAGGTCTGCCCAAGCAATATACCGTCGCCAGAACTCGACCTCCGCGCTGTGCGGAAACTCACTCCTGGCATCGCTCAGCAATGTCGGAATTCTCGCGCCCGCCTTGGCGACAAACCTGGGGCTGAGACCTCGCGCGCTGGACAATCCCGGGTCGGTTGATTGCCAGTACAGAATCGCGAGATTCAGAAACACCTGCAAAGTTCTTTCACCCGAAGCAAGCGCCTCTTCATACAGGGTCGAAGCCTGCTCAATCCGGCCCTCGCGCTCGAGTGAAATGGCATCCACCACACTCATCCAACCGCCCCCTGAGAATCACGTCGGCATCTTGAACTACACCGCTGCGAACGGCCAACCAGACCCGACCACCATTGCCAGCACATGTACACCTGAGCTCCTGGCTTGTTGAACGCGCGGCCGGAGCATATGGAGCCTGCTCATGCCCGTCACCATCCGCCCCGCGAAGCCTTCCGATGAACCCTCCCTGGGCCGCATGGGCGCGGCGCTCGCGCGCCTGCACCATCACTATGACCCGCAGCGCTTCATGCTCCCGGACGACGTGGAGTCCGGCTACCGCTGGTGGCTGGGCAAGGAGGCGAAGAACAAGAAGGCCGTCGTCGTCGTCGCCGAGCTCGACGGCGAAGTCGTGGGCTACGCCTACGGCCGCGTCGAGGACGTGGACTGGAACATGCTGCTGGACCGCTGCGGCGGCTTCCACGACATCTGGGTGGACGAGAAGGCCCGCCGCGCCGGCACGGGCGTCCTGCTCGCCGAGGAACTCATGAAGCGCCTCATCGCGCTCGGCGTCCCCCGCGTCGTACTGCACACCGCCGCGAAGAACGAGGCCGCCCAGCGCATGTTCGCGAAGCTCGGCTGGCGTCCCACCATGGTCGAGATGACCCGCGAGGCTTCCACCGACTCCAACAAGTCCTCATAGCCGTCCGTGCGGCACCCGCCCCTGCTGGAACGCGTCCACCTGGAGGAACGTGAAGGGCTGGTCATACAGGAGCCGGTCCTGCTGCCGCGTGCGGAACAGGTCCACGATGAGATTCATCCTGTCCCCCAGGCTCCCCCAATCCCGCGCCGCACTGCCCGCCGTGTCGTCCGGCGTCCGGTCCAACTGGGCCATCAGCGCCACCAACTCCGGATGCTCCAGCCGCGTCAGGTGCGGAGGAAAGTCCCGCTCCGAGGTGAGCATCGGGATGTCCTCGCCCAGCCGCAGCGTCACGTCCGGCAGCTCGATGCGCATCAGCGTCTTCGTCTCCAGCTCGCGCCACAGGCGCTCCAACCGAGTGGCCAGCGGTGTGAAGGCCTCGCGCAGGCTCCACTCGGGCATGCCGCGCACGCGCCGGCTCGGGTCCGCGCGGAGGAACTCCACCAGGTTGTCGAGGAACACCTCGCGCAGCGGCGCATTCAGCGCGGCGAGCACCGGCCCCTGCAAGCGCGTCTGCTCGTGGTAGCCCACCAGCGCATTGGCCAAAAACATCAGCTCCGCGCGCGCCTTGCCGTCCTTCGTGAAGATGGCCTCGTAGTACGCCTTCACCGCGCGGATGAGCAGGTCCTGCCCGCCCTCCTCCACCGGCCCCGGCACCAGCCGAGACAGCACCGCCTCCAGCCTCGACCCGTCCGGCGCGTCGAGCCCCGAGAACTTCTCCAGCAGGTCCACGTAGAGCGGAGCCAGCTCCTCGAAGACGATGAAGTTGCCGCGCGTCGTGTGGCGAGCCACCTCGTCGGTGATGTCCTCCAGCGTCCGCGCCAGGACGAACTGCACGCCCACCGATGCGCCCCACGCGCCGAGCAACCGGTCCTGCAATTCGGCGATGCTTCGCGTCAGCGCATCGGCCCTGTCCAGCAGGTCCGCCAGCAGCGCGGGCAGCACGTCCTTGCGGATGAAAGCGCCCGCTGTCTTCGACGCCCATGTGGCGAAGCCGCACCAGTTGACGTCCTCCTCGCCGAGCACGTCGGTGAGGGCCACCTTCAGCACGTGGTACGTCTGGGTGATGTGGAGGTTGCGGAGGACCGGGTCATCCATGCGGATGATGGCGTCCACCTCGGCCTGCGTGGGCGCGGGCCACAAGCGTGGGAGCGTGCCGCAGGCCATGACGCGTGAGCCTCCTCCTGCGCCGGAGCGAAATGTCCCCGACCTGACGAGAGGAGTGGCCGCCACGGCCTTGTGATTCAACCGTCCCTCGGGTGCATGCTTGGCCCCAGGGTCCAGGGCAATCTCGTGACGGAGAGGAGGGGCCGCCCCACTGCTTGGTGATTCACTCGCCTCTCACGGACATGCGCCGGAATCGGCCACGAGAGCAACGAACGGCGTGCCCCGCAGCCTCGTGATTCAACCGTCCCTCGAATGCCTGCCTCGTCCCCGGGCCCGAAGCACGCAGCGCGGGAAGCGGTATGCTGCCGGCATGGTGCCCCTGAAGGACCACTCCAGACTGCCCACCGAGCAGCGCGCCGCGCTGGAGCGTGAGCTCGCGCCGCTGACGCTGCTCCAGGACGTGGTCCGCTGGGGCTTCGCGGACACGCCGCCGCGCGACGTGGCGGAAGTCGTCGTCCAGGACGAGTTCACCCACGACGTCGTGGTGCCATGGAAGAACGGGCGCTACCTCATCTTCGACACCACCTGACTGGGCGGGGTGAATGCGGTCTCCGTGTGGGACCACCGACCCAGCGCAGATGAGCTCCTCGACGCCCGCCTCACGCAAGGGTGGACGCCCACGCCGACGAGCACCGTCGACGGCGACGTCATCCTCGGCCATGCCGCGTGCCGGGTGCCGCCAAAGCAGGCAGTGCCCTGAAACGCGAAGGGCCCCGAGGGATGGCAACCATCCCCGGGGCCCCTGCTTCCACGTCAGCGCGGAAGGCCTACTTCCCCTTCACCTGCTCCTTCACCCACGAGTCCTTCAGCGACACCGTGCGGTTGAAGACAGGCTTGCCCGGCTTCGAGTCCTTCGGGTCCACGAAGAAGTACCCCTGCCGCTCGAACTGGAAGCGCGACTCCGCGGCGGCGTCCGCCAGCATGGGCTCCACGCGCACGCCGCGGAGGACCTCGAGGCTGTGCGGGTTGAGGAACGTGGTGAAGTCCTTCTCGTCGTCCGCGCCCGGGTTCTCCACGGAGAAGAGCCTGTCGTACAGACGCACCTCGGCGGTGGGCGCGTTGCCCGGCACCCAGTGCAGCGTGCCCTTCACCTTGCGGCCGTCGGGCGCGTTGCCACCGCGCGTCGCCGGGTCATACGAGCAGCGCAGCTCCACCACGTTGCCCGCCGCGTCCTTGATGACCTTCTCGCACTTGATGAAGTACGCCGAGCGCAGGCGCACCTCCTTGCCGGGCGCGAGCCGGAAGAAGCCCTTCGGCGGGTCCTCCATGAAGTCATCCGCCTCGATGTACAGCTCGCGCATGAAGGGCACCTGGCGCGTCCCCATCTCCGGCTTCTGCGGATGGTTCTGCACCTCCAGGCTCTCCACCTGCCCCTCCGGGTAGTTCTCCAGCACCACCTTCAGCGGGCGCAGCACCCCCATGGCACGCGGGGCCGACTCGTTGAGGTCCTCGCGGATGCACAGCTCCAGCAGCCCCATGTCGATGAGCTGCTCCGTCTTGCTCACGCCCACGCGCTTCGCGAAGTCGCGGATGGCCGCCGGGGTGAAGCCGCGCCGGCGCAGGCCGGAAATGGTCATCATGCGCGGGTCGTCCCAGCCGGACACCATGCCCTCATTCACCAGCTTGAGCAGCTTGCGCTTGCTCATCACCGTGTAGTTGAGGTTCAGCCGGGAGAACTCGTACTGGTACGGCCGGTCGCCCTTGATGAGCGCGTCCACAATCCAGTCGTACAGCACGCGCCGGTTCTCGAACTCCAGCGTACAGACGGAGTGCGTAATCCCCTCAATCGCGTCCGACAGACAGTGCGCGAAGTCGTAGAGCGGGTAGATGGGCCACGCGTCACCCGTGCGGTGGTGGTGCGCGTGACGGATGCGGTAGATGGGCGGGTCGCGCAGCACCGGGTTGGGCGACGTCATGTCGATTTTCGCCCGCAGGGTGTGCTTGCCGTCGGGGAACTCGCCCGCGCGCATGCGGTGGAAGAGGTCCAGGTTCTCCTCCACGGAGCGGTTGCGGTACGGGCTGTCGCGGCCCGGCGTAGTGAAGTCGCCGCGGTACTCGCGAATCTCGTCCGCGGTCAGGCTGCACACGTAGGCCTTGCCCTGCTTGATGAGCTCGACGGCGAAGTCGTAGAGCTTCGGGAAGTAGTCGGACGCGAAGTACTTGCGGTCCTCCCAGTCGAAGCCCAGCCACTTCACGTCACGCTGGATGGACTCGACGTAGTCGGTGTCCTCGGTGACGGGGTTGGTGTCGTCGAAGCGCAGGTTGCACTTGCCACCATATTGCTGCGCCAGCCCGAAGTTGAGGCAGATGGACTTGGCGTGGCCGATGTGGAGGTAGCCGTTGGGCTCGGGCGGGAAGCGGGTGTGCACGCGTCCACCGTGCTTCCCGGTGCGCCGGTCTTCCTCGATGATTTCCTGGAGGAAGTTCAGGCCCTGCGTCTCGTTCGTCGTCGTCATGATGGGGGCGAATCCTGTTGAAGCCGCCCGGGGCCGGCAAGGTTTTCCTTCCCTTGGGTTGCCATTCTCCGGGCGCCTCGGGGTTGAACACCCCGGGCGTCCCCCTTCCATCCCCGGCATGGAAGGCAGGCGGACGGACGTCCGGGCCCGCCCCAATCAGACGGACGACAGCAGGGACTCCCAGGCGTTCAGGGCCCTCTCGGCGGACAGCTCCTCCGCGCGCCGGTGGGCCCGGCCGGCCAGGTCCTGCCGGAACTCGTCGTCGCCCACCACACGGCCCAGCGCGTCCGCCAGGGCCTGGGGGTCCTCCATGGGCGCCATCAGGCCGTGCTTGCCGTGCTCCAGGAGCTCCGCCGGCCCCGAGGGACAGTCCGTGCTGACCACGGGGCAGCCCAGGGCGAGCGCCTCCAGGAGCACCATGGGCAGCCCCTCGAAGCGAGAGGACATGGCGAAGACGGCCGCCCGGCGCATCAGCGCGTGGGGGTTGGGCACGAAGCCCGGCATGAAGACCGAGGACTCCACGCCCAGCGACTTCACCAGCGCCTTCAACTCGGCGTCGAGCGAGCCCTCGCCGAGGATGAGGAGGTTGTGGTCCGAGCCCTTCTCACGCATGAGCGCGTGGCTCCGGATGAGCACGTCGAAGGCCTTCTGGTGCTCCAGCCGCCCCACGGCGATGACCACGGGCTTCTGGTAGATGGGCCCGGCCCAGTCGGGCAGCGGCGCGTCGCCGGCGGCGCGCACCTTGTCGCCGTCCACGAAGTTGGGGATGACGTGGAGCTGTTCCGGCCGCACCGGCACCAGCGCCTGGAAGGCCTTCGCGGAGTCATGGCCACACGCGACGATGCGGGACATGCGCGGGTAGAGCAGGCGCAGGCCCCAGAGCTGCCGCCTGGGCTGCTCGCGGCTGAAGGCGCCCCAGTCGAAGTGGATCATCCCCACCACGGGCTTGCCCAGGAGCTTCC comes from Pyxidicoccus parkwaysis and encodes:
- a CDS encoding glycosyltransferase, whose product is MFAQRLDGPTEASEKKRVLFTLVFLGSGGIERSVCNVLAGLNPKRFATKMFFHHQPHPTSQSDRIPKHTKVVWGTEAFFYQRKMLPRFFWRLIQEARDADVIVAGQEGRAALLACLAGKLLGKPVVGMIHFDWGAFSREQPRRQLWGLRLLYPRMSRIVACGHDSAKAFQALVPVRPEQLHVIPNFVDGDKVRAAGDAPLPDWAGPIYQKPVVIAVGRLEHQKAFDVLIRSHALMREKGSDHNLLILGEGSLDAELKALVKSLGVESSVFMPGFVPNPHALMRRAAVFAMSSRFEGLPMVLLEALALGCPVVSTDCPSGPAELLEHGKHGLMAPMEDPQALADALGRVVGDDEFRQDLAGRAHRRAEELSAERALNAWESLLSSV
- a CDS encoding glutamine--tRNA ligase/YqeY domain fusion protein, giving the protein MTTTNETQGLNFLQEIIEEDRRTGKHGGRVHTRFPPEPNGYLHIGHAKSICLNFGLAQQYGGKCNLRFDDTNPVTEDTDYVESIQRDVKWLGFDWEDRKYFASDYFPKLYDFAVELIKQGKAYVCSLTADEIREYRGDFTTPGRDSPYRNRSVEENLDLFHRMRAGEFPDGKHTLRAKIDMTSPNPVLRDPPIYRIRHAHHHRTGDAWPIYPLYDFAHCLSDAIEGITHSVCTLEFENRRVLYDWIVDALIKGDRPYQYEFSRLNLNYTVMSKRKLLKLVNEGMVSGWDDPRMMTISGLRRRGFTPAAIRDFAKRVGVSKTEQLIDMGLLELCIREDLNESAPRAMGVLRPLKVVLENYPEGQVESLEVQNHPQKPEMGTRQVPFMRELYIEADDFMEDPPKGFFRLAPGKEVRLRSAYFIKCEKVIKDAAGNVVELRCSYDPATRGGNAPDGRKVKGTLHWVPGNAPTAEVRLYDRLFSVENPGADDEKDFTTFLNPHSLEVLRGVRVEPMLADAAAESRFQFERQGYFFVDPKDSKPGKPVFNRTVSLKDSWVKEQVKGK
- a CDS encoding alcohol dehydrogenase, translating into MARKMKAVQVPKAQGPFEIVERDIPEPGPGQVRLAVEACGVCHSDAITKEGWMPIQYPRVPGHEVVGRIDRVGPGVTAWKEGEHVGVGWHGGHCGQCEACRVGDYVTCVVQQVCGISYDGGYAEYMVAPQDVLARVPEGMGSEDAAPLLCAGVTTFNSLRNMGVRQGDLVAVQGIGGLGHLAIQYARKLGYRTVAISRGGDKRQLALDLGAHEYVDTERGKASEALQKLGGARVIMVTASSSSLAGELIGGLGRNGTLLLLGAGTEPIQVHGLPMLLKRQRVQGWPSGNPQDSQETMAFSALAGVRSRNESFPIDRVAEAYERMMSNRARFRVVLKVR
- a CDS encoding GNAT family N-acetyltransferase, which produces MPVTIRPAKPSDEPSLGRMGAALARLHHHYDPQRFMLPDDVESGYRWWLGKEAKNKKAVVVVAELDGEVVGYAYGRVEDVDWNMLLDRCGGFHDIWVDEKARRAGTGVLLAEELMKRLIALGVPRVVLHTAAKNEAAQRMFAKLGWRPTMVEMTREASTDSNKSS